In Blastopirellula sediminis, the following proteins share a genomic window:
- a CDS encoding tetratricopeptide repeat protein: protein MKSNRASWLTMIVLAVIGLPGSVIAQDLRGTPNGKYNNHPTFNSFSSGSHSHHSHGWNGGGNWNRGWSGGGWNGGWNNGWGGWGGSGFWPGNGGVYNFYGGFFPAYGGITPGYGWSPNYYQSTVYASNYWQPYGVYYNPSAQYTEYFLPPHEPAELRWGPQAIKQFYGLPRDFAMGPLLSQNLTDLPNPTYPTLTPDMLRVALGERKEPGIPEPSQPAARERASRYVAFGDRLFKEQRFHEAMAKYRDAVAAAPDLAAPQFRLGLGYLATGRMEEGAESFQRGMQLDPQYIFTTSFNLEELYAGNPLAKNALLEGIARRTINDPTSSDNLFDVGIVLYLDGQVETARKYFAAARSRLSGADDSYLAPFLREQAPAAAAPGGIDL, encoded by the coding sequence ATGAAGAGCAACCGAGCCTCTTGGCTAACCATGATCGTCCTGGCCGTTATCGGCCTGCCAGGCTCGGTAATCGCCCAAGATCTTCGCGGCACCCCCAACGGCAAATACAACAACCATCCCACCTTCAACAGCTTTAGCAGCGGTTCCCATAGCCATCATTCCCACGGTTGGAACGGCGGCGGCAACTGGAATCGCGGTTGGAGCGGCGGAGGTTGGAACGGCGGATGGAATAATGGCTGGGGCGGTTGGGGCGGCTCCGGCTTCTGGCCCGGTAACGGCGGCGTCTATAACTTCTACGGCGGATTCTTTCCGGCCTACGGCGGCATCACGCCGGGCTATGGCTGGTCGCCCAATTACTACCAGTCGACCGTCTACGCTTCCAATTACTGGCAGCCGTACGGCGTCTACTACAACCCCAGCGCTCAGTACACTGAGTACTTCCTGCCGCCGCACGAACCGGCGGAACTGCGCTGGGGACCTCAAGCGATAAAGCAGTTTTACGGCCTTCCGCGCGACTTCGCGATGGGACCGCTCCTCTCGCAAAACTTGACCGACTTGCCGAATCCAACCTATCCGACGCTGACGCCAGACATGCTGCGCGTTGCGCTGGGGGAACGGAAGGAGCCGGGCATTCCGGAGCCTTCGCAACCCGCCGCTCGCGAACGAGCATCGCGGTACGTTGCGTTCGGCGATCGGCTGTTCAAAGAGCAGAGATTTCATGAAGCGATGGCGAAGTATCGCGACGCCGTCGCCGCAGCGCCCGACTTGGCGGCTCCGCAGTTCCGACTCGGACTTGGCTATCTGGCGACCGGCCGCATGGAAGAAGGGGCCGAGTCGTTCCAACGCGGCATGCAACTCGATCCCCAGTACATCTTCACCACCAGCTTTAACCTGGAAGAACTGTACGCCGGCAATCCGCTGGCGAAAAACGCCCTGTTGGAAGGGATCGCCCGCCGAACGATCAACGATCCGACAAGCTCCGACAACCTGTTCGACGTCGGTATCGTCCTCTATCTGGACGGGCAGGTCGAAACGGCGCGGAAGTACTTCGCCGCCGCGCGGTCCCGTTTGTCCGGCGCCGACGATTCGTATCTGGCTCCGTTCCTGAGGGAACAAGCACCGGCCGCCGCGGCGCCTGGCGGAATCGATTTATAG
- the dps gene encoding DNA starvation/stationary phase protection protein Dps: MGITATQREILPTETRDQVAHQLQSSLIDQIDLALQAKQAHWNLRGLGFRAVHLHLDEIIDAARVVSDEIAERIAALGVAADGRASTVAASTELEPFPAGIVSVQDAIRLISDQMSTCSTSLRLRIDAIGDDDLISQDLLIGICRTLEKQLWMLESQAADAAP; this comes from the coding sequence ATGGGAATCACCGCAACACAACGAGAAATCTTGCCGACCGAAACGCGCGACCAAGTCGCGCATCAGTTGCAAAGTTCGCTGATTGATCAGATCGATTTGGCCCTACAGGCGAAACAAGCGCACTGGAACCTACGCGGGCTCGGCTTCCGCGCCGTTCATCTTCACCTCGATGAAATCATCGACGCCGCTCGAGTCGTCAGCGACGAGATCGCGGAACGAATCGCCGCCCTTGGCGTCGCGGCCGACGGTCGCGCCAGTACGGTCGCCGCGTCGACCGAACTCGAACCATTCCCAGCCGGAATCGTCAGCGTGCAAGACGCGATCCGCCTGATCTCGGATCAGATGTCGACTTGCTCGACCTCGCTCCGTCTGCGAATCGATGCGATCGGCGACGACGATCTGATCAGCCAGGACTTGTTGATCGGCATCTGCCGGACGCTCGAAAAACAACTGTGGATGCTTGAGTCGCAAGCTGCCGACGCCGCTCCCTAA
- a CDS encoding baeRF7 domain-containing protein: MYSFSVEDLRLLVDNDAQPCVSLFMPAHVAGKDTHQDPIQLATLLKKACARLKAAGHPAEVIQKMLEPAWGITRNREADDWRHMDEGFAYFASPTMHRAIRLPFHVEPAVHLADRFHIRPLTCWMCQPLDFALLVISQNEIRFFEGDQYEMRHVDVADLPSDLRSALQVDEWTDTLRFHGHGPRAGETIFHGQVAGSAADLKSELTRFFQRVARPLESHLANCDKPLIFAGVDYLFPMFRDAFRSDALWEEHLSGNFDHATPQQLHEQVTPLLTERASQVRRSAVEQMSRLRGVSRASVDAKETLIAAMMDGVDVLFLTRGAKAHGIVDEENERIVLTRTEGDEDLLNYAAVRTLSSGGSVYTLEADDMPDGAQVAATFRFPIPDAIYDTDLFIKSTP; the protein is encoded by the coding sequence ATGTATTCTTTCAGCGTGGAAGACTTGCGACTGCTAGTCGACAATGACGCTCAACCTTGCGTATCCCTCTTTATGCCGGCCCATGTAGCGGGGAAAGATACGCACCAAGATCCAATCCAGCTGGCGACGCTGTTGAAAAAGGCCTGCGCTCGCCTGAAGGCGGCCGGTCACCCGGCCGAGGTCATCCAGAAGATGTTGGAACCTGCTTGGGGGATCACGCGGAATCGCGAAGCGGACGATTGGCGGCACATGGACGAAGGGTTCGCTTACTTCGCCAGCCCGACGATGCATCGCGCGATTCGCTTGCCGTTTCATGTCGAACCGGCGGTCCATCTGGCCGATCGTTTTCATATTCGCCCACTCACTTGTTGGATGTGTCAACCGCTCGACTTCGCCCTGCTGGTGATCAGCCAAAACGAGATTCGCTTCTTTGAAGGGGATCAATACGAGATGCGGCATGTCGACGTCGCCGATTTACCGAGCGATCTGCGGAGCGCACTTCAGGTCGACGAGTGGACCGACACGCTGCGGTTTCATGGACATGGTCCGCGCGCCGGCGAGACGATCTTTCATGGACAAGTCGCCGGTAGTGCGGCCGACCTGAAATCGGAGCTGACTCGCTTTTTTCAGCGCGTCGCACGACCGTTGGAGTCGCATCTGGCCAACTGCGACAAGCCGTTGATCTTTGCCGGCGTCGACTATCTGTTTCCGATGTTCCGCGACGCGTTTCGGAGCGACGCCCTGTGGGAAGAGCACCTTTCAGGAAACTTCGATCACGCGACGCCGCAACAACTGCACGAGCAAGTAACGCCGCTGCTGACCGAACGGGCCAGCCAGGTGCGCCGCTCGGCGGTGGAGCAAATGAGCCGACTGCGCGGCGTCTCCCGCGCTTCGGTCGACGCGAAGGAGACGTTGATCGCCGCGATGATGGATGGCGTTGACGTGTTGTTTCTGACGCGCGGAGCGAAGGCGCACGGCATCGTTGACGAAGAGAACGAACGGATCGTGCTGACCCGCACTGAAGGTGACGAAGACCTGTTGAACTACGCCGCTGTTCGGACTCTCTCCTCGGGAGGTTCCGTCTACACGCTGGAAGCGGACGACATGCCCGACGGGGCTCAGGTCGCCGCGACGTTTCGTTTTCCGATTCCCGATGCGATCTACGATACCGACCTCTTTATCAAGTCGACCCCCTAG
- a CDS encoding porin, translating into MTRLSRMTAFVLLWAAALAVPTAVAQTPLPDPLAELHARVAAQEAELQQLRLRLDQQPVYGPIPIAPSYCDDGGELRRLPVVCDVPGSSCCEGAQPPTEHVMKWYVTYDDGFVVRPFDPDENPYEVKFGGWGQFRYVGFARDAETWTDNAGVTRPIRNRNEFEVERARLHLSGYAIDKRLTYYILMDGDTDGADLVDFFYYWWAWEFGEGQKAYFGKRKVAACRQWLLSSRNCRLIDRPMATDFFRPDRSVGVFGETKLGENGFLEVMLGDGYRTQTTDPSSIDSKLAFAATSYWDPFGDYGLSITDYSHTQTPLVRLGHSFVYAPNSGITIGQPIGESDFIRLTDGTRMTEIGALAPGVTLSEFSVYLYAMDFGAKWNGWSFDAEFYMRWIENLKANGPLPVDNLYQHGYFVEGGYFLIPERLDANIRYSYVTGLYGNCDEYGAGVSIYPCDTRHLKISFDVTKVNGSPLNNTSSGILVGDDGILFRSQLQAEF; encoded by the coding sequence ATGACCCGGCTGTCAAGGATGACGGCATTCGTGCTGCTGTGGGCTGCTGCGCTAGCAGTGCCGACAGCCGTTGCACAAACGCCGCTCCCTGACCCACTCGCCGAGTTGCACGCGCGGGTCGCCGCTCAAGAAGCGGAACTGCAACAGTTACGCCTGCGACTCGATCAGCAGCCGGTCTACGGTCCGATTCCAATCGCCCCCAGCTATTGCGACGACGGCGGAGAACTTCGCCGCTTGCCAGTCGTCTGCGATGTGCCTGGGTCCTCATGTTGCGAAGGCGCTCAGCCGCCGACCGAGCATGTCATGAAGTGGTACGTGACCTACGACGACGGCTTCGTCGTCCGTCCGTTCGATCCCGACGAGAACCCCTACGAAGTCAAGTTCGGCGGGTGGGGGCAGTTCCGCTATGTCGGTTTCGCTCGCGACGCCGAAACCTGGACCGACAACGCCGGCGTCACTCGCCCCATCCGTAATCGCAATGAGTTTGAAGTGGAGCGAGCGCGGCTGCATCTCAGCGGCTATGCGATCGACAAGCGGCTTACCTACTACATCTTGATGGACGGCGACACCGACGGCGCCGACCTGGTCGACTTCTTCTACTACTGGTGGGCGTGGGAGTTTGGCGAAGGGCAGAAGGCTTACTTTGGCAAACGGAAGGTCGCCGCGTGCCGCCAATGGCTCCTTAGCTCAAGAAACTGCCGTCTGATCGATCGTCCCATGGCGACCGACTTCTTCCGTCCCGATCGCTCGGTCGGAGTATTCGGCGAGACCAAACTGGGCGAAAACGGATTCCTGGAAGTGATGCTGGGAGACGGTTATCGAACGCAAACCACCGATCCGTCCTCCATCGACTCGAAGCTCGCCTTCGCCGCGACCAGCTATTGGGATCCGTTTGGCGACTATGGCTTGTCCATAACCGACTATAGTCATACTCAGACGCCGCTAGTGCGACTCGGGCACTCTTTCGTCTACGCCCCGAACTCCGGCATCACCATTGGGCAACCAATCGGCGAATCCGATTTCATTCGCCTGACCGACGGCACCCGGATGACGGAGATCGGAGCGCTCGCGCCAGGCGTGACTCTCTCCGAATTTTCGGTCTACCTGTATGCGATGGACTTCGGGGCGAAATGGAACGGTTGGAGCTTCGACGCCGAGTTCTACATGCGCTGGATCGAGAACCTGAAAGCGAACGGCCCGCTGCCGGTCGACAATCTCTATCAGCATGGTTACTTCGTCGAAGGGGGATACTTCCTGATCCCAGAGAGGTTAGACGCTAACATTCGCTACTCGTACGTCACCGGACTCTACGGCAACTGCGACGAATACGGGGCCGGCGTCAGCATCTATCCGTGCGACACGCGGCATCTGAAAATCTCGTTCGACGTGACAAAGGTCAACGGCAGCCCGCTCAACAATACCTCGAGCGGCATCCTGGTCGGCGATGACGGCATCCTATTCCGCAGTCAGCTGCAAGCCGAGTTCTAG
- a CDS encoding OprO/OprP family phosphate-selective porin, with the protein MSWLSRTAAAALLVGSALTGNSVFAQQSAQDELAEIRAQMAAQQAELQELRQKLELQPAYGIRPADPAACGGGPEIYRLPVCYDYFYEPSCCDDAKPPKQHVMKWYTTYDKGFVIRPFNPEENPYEIKFGGWVQLRYNGFAREEDSWTDNAGVTRPIRNRNEFEVERARLQISGYAIDPRLSYFIQLDGDTDGADTVDFFDYWWAWEFNDDQQVFLGKRKVPGSRQWILSAKHTRLADRPMAADFFRPGRTVGIFGATKVGENGYFEAMIGDGYRTENVPPSAIDDKLTFAATNYWDPFGDFGSKLTDYDWTCDPLMRIGHSFVYSPNAGSPTGTPLDESDFIRLSDGTRLTSAGALAPGVTLSEFDVYLYTMDFAYMWRGFSFDAEYYMRWIQNLQANGALPVENLYQHGYFVEGGYFIVPKKLDFNLRYSYVSGYYGNRDEYAAGFNLYPCDTRNLKLTFDVTKVNGSPLNNTSSGILVGDDGLLFRTQFQAEY; encoded by the coding sequence ATGTCTTGGCTGTCACGGACGGCGGCTGCTGCTCTATTGGTAGGTAGCGCCCTAACGGGAAACTCGGTATTCGCGCAACAGTCGGCCCAGGATGAACTGGCCGAAATTCGCGCACAAATGGCCGCGCAACAAGCGGAACTGCAAGAGCTGCGACAGAAGCTTGAGTTGCAGCCCGCCTATGGCATTCGCCCAGCGGATCCCGCCGCTTGCGGCGGCGGCCCCGAGATCTACCGCTTGCCGGTATGCTACGACTATTTCTACGAGCCGTCCTGCTGCGACGACGCGAAACCGCCGAAGCAGCATGTCATGAAGTGGTACACGACGTATGACAAGGGATTCGTCATTCGTCCGTTTAACCCGGAAGAGAACCCGTACGAAATCAAATTCGGCGGCTGGGTTCAGTTGCGTTACAACGGTTTCGCTCGCGAAGAGGATAGCTGGACCGACAACGCCGGCGTCACGCGACCGATCCGCAATCGGAATGAATTTGAAGTCGAACGAGCTCGTCTCCAAATCAGCGGCTATGCGATCGATCCGCGGTTGAGCTATTTCATTCAGCTTGACGGCGACACCGACGGCGCCGACACCGTCGACTTTTTCGACTACTGGTGGGCTTGGGAATTCAACGACGACCAACAAGTCTTCCTCGGCAAACGCAAAGTCCCCGGCAGTCGCCAGTGGATCCTGAGCGCCAAGCATACGCGTCTGGCCGACCGCCCGATGGCGGCCGACTTTTTCCGACCGGGCCGTACCGTCGGGATCTTCGGGGCGACGAAGGTGGGCGAAAACGGCTACTTCGAGGCGATGATCGGCGATGGCTATCGAACCGAGAATGTTCCTCCGTCCGCCATCGACGACAAGTTGACCTTCGCCGCGACCAACTACTGGGATCCGTTCGGCGACTTCGGCTCGAAGCTGACCGACTACGACTGGACCTGCGATCCGTTGATGCGAATCGGCCACTCATTCGTCTACTCGCCGAACGCAGGCAGTCCCACCGGAACGCCGCTCGACGAGTCCGATTTCATTCGCTTGAGCGACGGTACGCGACTGACCTCGGCCGGAGCGCTGGCGCCAGGCGTGACCCTCTCGGAATTCGACGTTTACCTTTACACGATGGACTTCGCCTACATGTGGCGCGGCTTCAGCTTCGACGCGGAGTACTACATGCGTTGGATTCAAAACCTGCAAGCCAACGGAGCGTTGCCGGTCGAGAACCTTTACCAGCACGGCTACTTCGTCGAAGGGGGCTACTTCATCGTTCCGAAGAAGCTCGACTTCAACCTTCGCTACTCGTACGTCAGCGGTTACTACGGAAATCGCGACGAGTACGCAGCCGGCTTCAACCTTTACCCGTGCGACACGCGTAACCTGAAGCTGACGTTCGACGTCACCAAGGTCAACGGCAGCCCGCTGAACAACACGTCGAGCGGCATTCTGGTCGGCGATGACGGTCTCCTGTTCCGCACCCAGTTCCAAGCCGAGTACTAA
- the hisN gene encoding histidinol-phosphatase — translation MNTSPEIAARLELALQLAVTAGQGTLKHFQKSGLVVDRKSDDSPVTVADREAETFIRNQLAEKFPADGIIGEEFGVTEGTGDFRWIIDPIDGTKSFVAGVPLYGTLIGIEQAGQNVAGVIYIPGLDEMVYAAKGCGAWYKKGDAEPQLTRVNDAKSLKDGVFVTSQVNTFARRDAFEAFNRLEAASFITRTWGDCYGYLLVVTGRAVAMVDPMLSVWDAAAIQPIMEEAGGAFVDWRGEPTVHSGEGIGANPHVLPEVLAICREYPRLP, via the coding sequence ATGAACACTTCGCCGGAAATCGCCGCTCGTTTAGAACTCGCTTTGCAGCTTGCCGTTACCGCAGGTCAGGGGACGCTCAAGCACTTTCAAAAGTCAGGCCTCGTGGTCGACCGCAAGTCGGACGACTCGCCGGTGACAGTCGCCGACCGCGAAGCGGAAACGTTCATACGTAACCAACTGGCCGAAAAGTTCCCCGCCGACGGCATCATTGGGGAAGAATTCGGCGTGACCGAAGGAACCGGCGACTTCCGCTGGATTATTGACCCGATCGACGGCACCAAAAGCTTCGTCGCCGGCGTCCCCCTCTATGGGACGCTGATCGGCATCGAACAAGCCGGCCAAAACGTCGCCGGCGTGATCTACATCCCTGGCCTCGACGAAATGGTCTACGCCGCCAAAGGCTGCGGCGCCTGGTACAAAAAAGGGGACGCCGAGCCGCAGTTGACCCGCGTCAACGACGCGAAGTCGCTTAAAGACGGCGTCTTCGTCACCTCGCAGGTCAACACGTTCGCTCGCCGCGACGCCTTTGAGGCGTTCAATCGCCTGGAAGCGGCCTCGTTCATTACCCGCACTTGGGGCGATTGCTACGGCTACTTGCTGGTCGTTACTGGGCGCGCCGTTGCGATGGTCGATCCGATGCTCAGCGTCTGGGACGCCGCCGCGATCCAGCCGATCATGGAAGAAGCCGGAGGCGCCTTCGTCGACTGGCGCGGCGAACCGACCGTCCACAGCGGTGAAGGAATCGGCGCCAATCCGCACGTCCTGCCCGAGGTGTTGGCGATCTGTCGCGAGTATCCTCGACTCCCCTAG
- the hisN gene encoding histidinol-phosphatase: MNTPQLFADRLELARTLAVEAGKGTLAYFQTDGLVVESKSDDSPVTIADRQAEELIRQRVLEQFPDDSLLGEEYGAHKGTSPFRWIVDPVDGTKAFVSGVPLYGTMIGVEYEGRPAIGAIYIPGLDELVYAATGHGAWHVRSGGEPKPAKVNNDTPLADGLFVTSQASKFAARDAKAAYDQLEEAAWLTRTWADAYGYVLVATGRAVVMVDPIMSVWDASAAQPILEEAGGIFTDWQGEPTAHHHEGVGCSKSVHGQILEILRKFPRTE, from the coding sequence ATGAACACGCCCCAACTCTTTGCCGATCGCTTGGAACTCGCCCGCACGCTCGCCGTCGAAGCGGGCAAGGGAACGCTCGCCTATTTTCAGACCGACGGCCTCGTCGTTGAAAGCAAGTCGGACGACTCGCCGGTCACGATCGCCGACCGCCAGGCCGAAGAGCTGATCCGCCAACGGGTCCTCGAGCAGTTCCCCGACGACAGCCTCCTCGGCGAAGAGTATGGCGCCCACAAAGGGACGAGCCCCTTCCGCTGGATCGTCGATCCGGTCGACGGCACGAAGGCGTTCGTCTCCGGCGTTCCGCTCTACGGCACGATGATCGGCGTCGAGTACGAAGGTCGCCCCGCGATCGGCGCGATCTACATCCCCGGACTCGACGAGTTGGTCTATGCTGCGACCGGTCACGGCGCCTGGCATGTCCGCTCAGGCGGTGAGCCGAAGCCGGCCAAGGTGAATAATGATACCCCTCTGGCGGACGGCCTGTTCGTCACGTCCCAGGCCAGCAAATTCGCCGCTCGCGACGCCAAAGCGGCGTACGACCAGCTGGAAGAGGCTGCCTGGCTGACGCGGACCTGGGCCGATGCCTACGGATACGTCCTGGTGGCCACAGGACGGGCTGTGGTGATGGTCGACCCGATCATGAGCGTCTGGGACGCCTCGGCCGCCCAGCCGATCCTAGAGGAAGCTGGCGGCATCTTCACCGACTGGCAAGGCGAACCGACTGCCCACCACCATGAGGGGGTTGGCTGCAGCAAAAGCGTCCACGGCCAGATTCTGGAGATCCTCCGGAAGTTTCCGCGGACCGAATAA
- a CDS encoding DUF1559 domain-containing protein, protein MKFSRNGFTLVELLVVIAIIGVLIALLLPAVQQAREAARRMQCSNNLKQMGLALHNYHDTYGIFPPAGYRYAWPAAGWAHQPSWLFRILPFIEQSAAYDSGPLTDNNFDPVSGNSAPSRHWQAMNQVRVPIYWCPSSSLPGTKESATNSATQGLGAPAMIEVQLTDYAANGGCAFQGGTTNTAHSSTVWGWGGRFADNGVVPMMFDGSGSNGARGTNVTFATITDGSSNTIAIGEQSDWYDDNGTPMDARAGSVRPGFWSCGPGIEGNYLHNHVVTAFPINAIGLGWPGKSRNADITYNNVAFRSAHPGGAQFVLSDGSTRFISETVSFSTYTALMDRGDGAVIDSY, encoded by the coding sequence ATGAAGTTCTCACGAAACGGATTCACGCTTGTCGAGCTGTTGGTGGTGATCGCCATCATCGGCGTTTTGATTGCCCTGCTCTTGCCGGCGGTGCAGCAAGCCCGCGAAGCGGCGCGGCGGATGCAATGCAGCAACAACTTGAAGCAGATGGGCCTGGCCCTGCACAACTACCACGATACCTACGGCATCTTTCCGCCGGCCGGTTATCGCTACGCCTGGCCGGCGGCGGGCTGGGCGCATCAGCCGTCGTGGCTGTTCCGCATTCTCCCGTTTATTGAACAAAGCGCCGCGTACGACAGCGGACCGCTGACCGACAACAACTTTGATCCGGTCTCCGGTAATTCGGCGCCGTCGCGGCATTGGCAAGCGATGAACCAGGTCCGCGTGCCGATCTATTGGTGTCCGTCGAGCTCGCTCCCTGGGACCAAAGAGAGCGCCACGAACTCGGCGACCCAAGGCCTCGGGGCGCCGGCGATGATTGAAGTGCAACTGACCGACTATGCGGCCAACGGCGGCTGTGCGTTCCAAGGGGGAACGACCAATACGGCCCATAGCTCCACCGTCTGGGGCTGGGGCGGTCGCTTCGCTGACAACGGCGTCGTGCCGATGATGTTCGACGGCAGCGGCTCCAATGGCGCGAGGGGAACGAACGTCACGTTCGCGACGATTACCGACGGTTCCAGCAACACGATCGCGATCGGCGAGCAGTCGGACTGGTACGACGACAACGGCACGCCGATGGACGCGCGGGCAGGTTCGGTTCGTCCTGGCTTCTGGTCGTGCGGACCGGGAATCGAAGGAAACTATCTTCATAACCACGTCGTCACCGCGTTCCCGATCAATGCGATCGGCCTCGGTTGGCCGGGCAAATCACGCAACGCCGACATCACGTACAACAACGTCGCCTTCCGTTCGGCCCACCCCGGCGGCGCTCAATTTGTGTTGTCCGACGGCTCGACTCGTTTCATCAGCGAAACGGTCAGCTTCTCGACCTACACGGCCCTGATGGATCGCGGCGACGGCGCCGTCATCGATTCGTACTAA
- a CDS encoding carboxypeptidase-like regulatory domain-containing protein — protein sequence MHSIRLKISGAAGVLTLSLLLGCGGKSGPILAPVEGSVTKDGQPISGAQVMFYPDAGRPSVGQTDGDGHYSLRFTADRPGAVLGSHQVTITYGGRPEPGAISETGEKRSAGGRGGIPKEFNWPEPVVIEDRANHVDFAL from the coding sequence ATGCACTCAATTCGCCTAAAAATTTCCGGCGCCGCCGGAGTTCTCACGCTGTCGCTGTTGCTCGGCTGCGGCGGCAAGTCTGGTCCGATCCTCGCTCCGGTCGAAGGGAGCGTCACCAAAGATGGCCAGCCGATCTCCGGCGCCCAGGTGATGTTCTATCCCGACGCCGGTCGCCCTTCGGTCGGTCAAACCGACGGCGACGGCCATTACTCGCTTCGCTTCACCGCCGATCGCCCAGGAGCGGTCCTGGGAAGTCATCAAGTCACGATCACCTACGGCGGCCGACCAGAGCCGGGAGCAATCTCAGAAACCGGAGAAAAAAGATCGGCCGGCGGCCGCGGCGGCATCCCGAAAGAATTCAACTGGCCCGAGCCGGTGGTGATTGAGGATCGAGCCAATCACGTTGATTTCGCGCTGTAG
- a CDS encoding DinB family protein, giving the protein MDLLDRLLGHDAFTTRQLLDLAERLDDEQLDREFDIAHRTVRRTFEHVVWNVECWTDLMIGRKVRTHTASHCSIAELKTRYAAASDEFVRFARKVVDERRLDETFVDTLDKPPTAKPLGGVIVHLATHGMHHRAHLLFMLRRLGVENLPEGDALGWELSLPGLSYEVQG; this is encoded by the coding sequence ATGGATCTGCTCGATCGACTCTTAGGCCATGACGCGTTTACGACGCGCCAGTTGCTGGATCTGGCGGAGCGACTCGACGACGAGCAACTCGATCGAGAGTTCGACATCGCTCACCGAACCGTGCGGCGAACCTTCGAGCATGTCGTCTGGAATGTCGAGTGTTGGACCGACTTGATGATCGGGCGCAAGGTTCGCACGCACACGGCGTCACATTGTTCGATCGCCGAACTGAAGACGCGGTACGCGGCCGCCTCGGATGAATTCGTCCGCTTTGCTCGGAAAGTCGTCGACGAACGGCGGCTGGACGAGACTTTCGTCGATACGCTCGACAAGCCTCCTACGGCGAAACCGTTGGGAGGCGTCATCGTTCATCTCGCGACGCATGGCATGCATCATCGAGCCCATTTGCTGTTTATGCTCAGGCGACTCGGCGTGGAGAACCTCCCCGAAGGGGACGCTTTGGGATGGGAGTTGTCGTTGCCGGGCCTATCCTACGAAGTCCAGGGCTAA
- a CDS encoding DJ-1/PfpI family protein: MSSSTIEIVPPKQRIAIAAILFPNMDQIDLTGPFSVLARLPNSSFQTLWKRNEPIRDHLGLGLLPDATFDEVGPIDLLLVPGGPGQEELMEDEEVLKFLRKRATKAKCVFSVCTGSIVCGAAGLLKGRAATTHWTALPLLKYFGAQPSKQRVVVDGKYVSAAGLTSGIDGALQVAALLRGEEVAQAIQLAIQYAPDPPFDCGEPNQAPPVILSRVTQQTAELTARRAATAKRIGAKLGVRFPEEKAKEELIAFIRAAFAGVTLGDGVGLLQGQGLDDYASAEELAKIREQDEKLDWSRIPPDLLNCCESSLSFFDGAGMRFHLPAFLVADLEGTFHQDIQVRVIGGSAESFGLLTSLQREAVRRYLKFLYKRFSHQEENLEALAGYWNEANDPAD, translated from the coding sequence ATGAGTTCTTCCACAATCGAAATTGTCCCGCCAAAGCAGCGAATCGCGATCGCGGCGATCCTCTTCCCGAACATGGACCAGATCGATCTGACCGGTCCTTTCTCGGTATTGGCCCGGTTGCCGAATAGTTCGTTCCAAACCCTTTGGAAACGAAACGAGCCGATCCGCGATCATCTAGGACTTGGGCTGCTGCCAGATGCGACGTTCGATGAGGTCGGCCCGATCGACCTGTTGCTCGTCCCCGGCGGACCTGGCCAAGAGGAACTGATGGAAGACGAGGAAGTGCTGAAGTTCCTCCGCAAGCGGGCGACGAAAGCGAAGTGCGTCTTCTCGGTCTGTACCGGCTCGATTGTTTGCGGCGCGGCGGGACTGCTGAAAGGAAGAGCGGCGACAACCCACTGGACGGCGCTGCCGCTGCTGAAATACTTCGGCGCCCAGCCGTCGAAACAGCGCGTTGTCGTCGACGGCAAATACGTCAGCGCCGCGGGACTCACCTCCGGCATCGACGGCGCACTTCAAGTCGCCGCACTGCTGCGAGGGGAAGAGGTCGCCCAGGCGATTCAGCTCGCGATTCAATATGCTCCCGATCCACCGTTTGATTGCGGCGAACCGAACCAGGCGCCGCCAGTGATCCTCTCCAGGGTGACGCAGCAAACGGCGGAACTAACCGCTCGGCGTGCAGCGACCGCCAAGCGGATTGGGGCGAAGCTGGGGGTTCGATTTCCCGAAGAGAAAGCAAAGGAAGAACTGATCGCCTTCATCCGCGCAGCGTTTGCCGGCGTTACCCTCGGCGACGGCGTCGGTTTGCTGCAAGGGCAGGGGCTCGACGACTATGCGTCCGCAGAAGAGTTGGCCAAAATTCGTGAACAGGACGAGAAGCTCGATTGGTCGCGAATTCCGCCCGACTTGCTTAACTGTTGCGAGAGCAGCCTATCCTTCTTCGACGGCGCGGGAATGCGATTCCACTTGCCGGCGTTCTTGGTCGCCGATCTAGAAGGAACCTTCCATCAGGACATCCAAGTTCGCGTGATCGGCGGTTCCGCGGAGTCCTTCGGACTGCTGACGTCGCTGCAGCGGGAAGCGGTTCGGCGCTACTTGAAGTTCCTCTACAAAAGGTTCTCCCATCAGGAAGAAAACCTAGAAGCGTTGGCCGGCTATTGGAACGAAGCGAATGATCCGGCCGATTAG